One stretch of Rhinatrema bivittatum chromosome 8, aRhiBiv1.1, whole genome shotgun sequence DNA includes these proteins:
- the DHRS13 gene encoding dehydrogenase/reductase SDR family member 13, whose protein sequence is MPGLLLGAAIGLAVYILIYFNFIKGPKCKSERSLKGKTVVITGANTGIGKMTALDLAQRGARVILACRNKERAETAVYDIRKESGNREVLFMKLDLASLASIRAFAALFMDSEPRLDILINNAGVCEGDKTVDGYNLIFGVNHLGHFLLTQLLLERLKHCAPSRIVIVASSAYCNGRINFENLNSLPGGWIQDYCNSKLANVLHARELASKLEGTNVTCYAVHPGFVNTELFRNLSPWRKLLLYCIAGLFFRNCTDGAQTLIHCAVQEGIELYSGRYFSDCRAQEVRPHARDDGVAKKLWEVSEHLVDLAG, encoded by the exons ATGCCAGGGTTACTGCTGGGGGCAGCCATTGGTTTGGCAGTTTATATTCTCATCTATTTTAATTTCATCAAAGGACCCAAATGCAAGAGTGAGAGGAGCCTGAAGGGGAAAACTGTGGTGATCACAG GCGCGAACACTGGAATTGGAAAGATGACAGCGTTGGATCTTGCTCAACGTGGTGCACGAGTTATCCTCGCCTGTCGCAACAAAGAGAGAGCCGAAACAGCCGTCTATGACATCCGCAAG GAATCTGGGAATAGGGAGGTGCTGTTCATGAAGTTGGACCTGGCTAGTCTGGCCTCCATCAGAGCATTTGCAGCATTGTTCATGGACTCTGAGCCTAGGCTTGATATTCTGATCAATAACGCAG GTGTCTGTGAAGGTGACAAGACTGTCGATGGCTATAACCTGATATTTGGGGTTAATCACCTGGGCCACTTCCTGCTAACACAGCTGCTTCTGGAGCGGCTGAAACACTGTGCTCCGAGCCGCATTGTCATTGTTGCCTCCAGCGCTTACTGTAATGGCAGGATTAACTTTGAGAACCTGAACTCACTGCCAGGAGGATGGATACAGGACTACTGTAACAGCAAACTGGCAAATGTACTACATGCCCGGGAACTTGCTAGCAAGCTGGAAGGCACCAACGTCACCTGCTATGCTGTGCACCCAG GATTTGTGAACACCGAACTGTTCCGTAATCTCAGTCCCTGGAGGAAGCTACTGTTGTACTGCATCGCAGGCCTCTTCTTCCGAAACTGTACGGATGGGGCACAGACCTTGATTCACTGTGCCGTGCAGGAGGGGATTGAGCTGTACAGCGGGCGTTACTTCTCTGACTGCAGGGCGCAGGAGGTCAGGCCTCATGCTCGCGATGATGGTGTCGCCAAAAAGCTGTGGGAAGTCAGCGAGCATCTGGTGGACTTGGCTGGGTAG